Proteins encoded within one genomic window of Anopheles gambiae chromosome 3, idAnoGambNW_F1_1, whole genome shotgun sequence:
- the LOC3292145 gene encoding PITH domain-containing protein GA19395, with translation MPHGHSHGGGCEHEALGIENELEIGIHYSLYEKIDMNNVECLNEELEGSGKTVFKPYNERLNHDKYVKSDADEELLFNIPFTGNVKLKGIIIIGADDETHPKKMRLFKNRPKMTFDDTSASADQEFSLEKDANGVFEYSTKVVTFANVHHLSLHIPTNYGGESTTVYYIGLKGEFSEAHHHGVTICTYEARPNVSDHKNNLFDSVNHQIQ, from the exons ATGCCGCATGGACACTCACACGGTGGTGGCTGCGAACATGAAGCATTGGGAATTGAAAATGAATTGGAAATAGGTATACATTACAGTCTGTATGAGAAGATTGATATGAACAATGTAGAATGTCTGAACGAAGAGCTGGAAGGATCTGGGAAGACCGTGTTTAAACCATATAATGAGCGTTTAAATCACGATAAG TACGTGAAAAGTGATGCTGACGAGGAACTGCTGTTTAACATACCCTTCACCGGAAACGTGAAGCTGAAaggtatcatcatcatcggagCAGACGATGAAACGCACCCAAAAAAAATGCGTCTGTTTAAAAATCGCCCAAAAATGACGTTCGACGATACATCCGCATCGGCGGATCAAGAATTCTCCCTAGAGAAAGATGCGAACGGTGTATTCGAATATTCTACAAA AGTTGTTACGTTTGCAAACGTGCATCATCTTTCACTGCATATTCCTACCAATTATGGAGGCGAAAGTACAACCGTTTATTATATAGGACTAAAGGGAGAATTTAGTGAAGCACACCATCACGGCGTGACAATCTGTACGTACGAAGCACGTCCTAACGTTTCggatcataaaaataatttgttcGATTCTGTGAACCACCAAATTCAATGA
- the LOC1279660 gene encoding uncharacterized protein LOC1279660 produces MASSARRKVKAKLQVSVVVILFLGTLLGESVKGSEDEQPVISYINREAAGKKILPDFASVQLGDSVPEQYREAANRFAQLWKEHVTGIKGYDTVKDIPFTLIVPDKINESLFDGNEPKIREFLLEHVVPGALVEVKDQNTYLNLNQHPVHVNLSCFDMLMAYEINQSAKVLTKRNITENLSLVFIVGNLTESDVHSSSINKFNKRNIQETNRYNEPQRLEMKNFTKELASGKENRIGQHLMNFLAGMKSGTKVFQHFLSSSNLSHLMDDSSYMVFIPSDTAFQRWHPIDWGFYPFSVQEFTETVLRNHFVRTKQPLRMADLRTIQGEQRFKTLGGEYIVLKNKPSPNVNNVSVISDYTLSNGIEIFVISEVLFVSEAVVSRLHQMHKDKETPPLLAFPWFGAQFLSHSFLALERDTRFTQITRFLNTAEIAQFISGSNYTFFVPTDEAFERYSFDLLPDSVLASEKGIKMLLNHFIRGRLYDRDLKDGEVIDTIGGMPVKIQRTFENTVRVNSARIVESEVFVYNLGTMFYIDDVLYPDLLKDEVKAITDLKNVDRNVPDGIGASDAYTTEQNPPMTDRSTTTTFRSLYGLLTTNADVELVPLEVTESSKRNSDEDSAQFQDDEIITPKALPVRYFYNPKK; encoded by the exons ATGGCCAGCAGTGCTAGACGGAAAGTCAAGGCTAAGTTACAGGTTAGCGTGGTTGTCATTCTTTTCCTTGGAACTTTGCTTGGAGAAAGTGTGAAAGGAAGTGAAGATGAGCagccggtcatcagttacatCAATCGTGAGGCAGCGGGAAAGAAAATTTTACCCGATTTTGCATCGGTTCAACTAGGCGACAGTGTTCCCGAGCAGTATCGCGAAGCGGCAAACAGATTCGCACAACTGTGGAAGGAACACGTGACCGGAATCAAAGGATACGATACAGTTAAAG ACATACCTTTTACGCTCATAGTACCGGACAAAATTAACGAAAGCCTATTCGACGGCAATGAACCCAAAATACGAGAATTCTTGCTCGAGCACGTAGTTCCCGGGGCGCTGGTGGAGGTGAAAGATCAAAATACTTACCTTAATTTAAACCAGCATCCTGTTCATGTGAATCTGTCCTGCTTTGACATGCTCATGGCGTACGAGATAAACCAAAGCGCTAAAGTACTCACCAAGCGCAATATTACCGAGAATCTTAGTCTGGTGTTTATTGTCGGCAATTTGACAGAGTCGGATGTTCACAGCTCCTCCATAAATAAGTTTAATAAACGAAACATCCAGGAAACAAACCG CTATAACGAACCGCAACgattggaaatgaaaaattttaCCAAGGAGCTTGCGTCAGGCAAAGAGAATCGAATTGGACAACATTTGATGAACTTCCTAGCCGGCATGAAGTCGGGAACCAAAGTCTTCCAGCACTTTCTCTCTAGCTCCAACCTTAGCCATCTAATGGACGACAGCTCCTATATGGTTTTCATCCCATCCGATACGGCCTTCCAGCGATGGCACCCGATAGACTGGGGCTTTTATCCCTTCAGCGTTCAAGAGTTTACTGAAACTGTCTTGCGAAATCACTTTGTACGTACAAAGCAACCCCTGCGCATGGCGGATCTACGGACAATCCAGGGAGAACAGAGGTTCAAAACTCTTGGCGGAGAGTACATTGTACTTAAGAATAAAC CATCACCAAATGTGAATAATGTTTCCGTAATATCGGACTACACGCTTTCGAATGGCATCGAAATTTTTGTAATATCCGAAGTTCTCTTCGTTTCCGAGGCTGTGGTATCACGATTACATCAG ATGCACAAAGACAAAGAAACACCACCACTGTTGGCTTTCCCTTGGTTTGGAGCTCAGTTTTTATCACATTCCTTCCTGGCACTGGAACGCGACACACGGTTCACTCAAATCACCCGGTTTCTCAACACTGCCGAAATTGCACAGTTCATTTCTGGCTCAAATTATACCTTCTTCGTCCCAACTGATGAAGCGTTCGAACGCTACAGCTTTGATCTACTTCCGGACAGCGTGCTAGCCTCAGAAAAGGGCATCAAGATGCTGCTGAACCATTTCATTCGCGGCCGGTTATACGATCGCGATCTAAAGGATGGAGAGGTGATTGACACGATTGGAGGAATGCCTGTCAAGATACAACGCACGTTCGAAAACACAGTGCGTGTCAATTCGGCCCGTATTGTAGAGTCAGAAGTATTTGTCTACAATCTGGGAACGATGTTTTACATCGATGACGTGCTCTATCCCGATCTTCTAAAGGATGAAGTTAAAGCGATCACAGATTTAAAAAATGTGGACCGCAATGTGCCAGATGGTATTGGTGCTAGTGATGCATACACAACGGAACAAAACCCTCCAATGACCGATCGATCGACAACCACCACCTTCCGATCGCTCTACGGATTGCTAACGACCAATGCCGATGTGGAGTTGGTACCATTGGAAGTTACTGAATCCAGCAAACGCAACAGTGACGAAGATAGTGCTCAGTTTCAGGACGATGAAATCATTACGCCCAAAGCGCTACCCGTAAGATATTTTTACAACCCCAAGAAGTAA